In Arachis hypogaea cultivar Tifrunner chromosome 2, arahy.Tifrunner.gnm2.J5K5, whole genome shotgun sequence, a genomic segment contains:
- the LOC112732907 gene encoding putative disease resistance RPP13-like protein 1 isoform X1, translated as MAGAVVGGAFLSGFINIVINKCLTEDAVNKVFGKKLGSDLVQRLKTALLGAEALVADAEMKQFGNLNVRKWLDSLRDAVYCAEDLLDAVLLKATTQKNASFSWWSPSFFINQDRDDMVDKIEGVVTRIEDLGKQKDFLGLEKILTGSSSWRTPSSSLVKGSVYGREDDKKALIKMLNDNNEHHLSVIAIVGIGGVGKTTLAQWLYNNQEEFMKRFDLKAWVCVSEKFEVVETTRNVIKQIHGGTCSLDDFNSLHKALKEELSNKKFFIVLDDVWSDDGDKWSNFMTPFQYGKKGSIVLLTTREENVASAVQNCRPYFLKKLSEDYCWSVFAENASFPQSNGRAALEEIGKKIVKKCDGLPLAAETLGRLLRTKHDVEEWKKILTSHIWEFSVEKSKIIPALLISYFHLSPYLKRCFVYCALYPKDYQFEKDELILLWIAEDLLPPPKRGESLEEVGCECFDELTSRLFFTGIDDYFVMHDLLHDLAIFPAGDFYCNSEELGKEEEIKIQTRHLFVDLSHCSSKLYNSISKVESLRTLLLFANFSSPNCNTEAATCEILSKCKYLRVLLLKKFDEVPNLLIGELIHLRYLNLSWTYIKTLPESLCSLCNLQTLKLYYCSKLTTLPSGLHNLVSLRHLDIRGTSLEEMPRKMSKLKELYVLSSFVVGKHEDNGIQELGGLENLHGPLEIKKLENIVDVEQAESAKIMDKKHIDELWLEWCSGDDLVSSTETERDMLDKLQPQNGLKELGITGYKGTIFPDWVGNCSYQNMTHVSLLSCKNCCMLPSLGQLPSLKSLRIRGFDQLRSIGEEFYKNEGAHHSSHIAPFPSLERLKFDDMACWEEWHLPDSKAFPQLMILHIRNCGMLKEEMLNQVFFRIVSSLSDVSKVRKLHIGDEFYPQKKTMNLDGDRLSVTGCESVRESALKAMKSMNHLSCLQEMDISWCSSLVSFPGNCFPKSLQKLKLLKCSKLEFPEQQQHKYDLVELQIEDSCDSLTSLSLDVFPNLKNLQIERCWNLESVSMSEAPHAALQRLSIYDCPELVSFAGEGLAAPNLTYLKIYGCRNICRLPKGGLPPNLKSLGVGIGEQQMRDLLWMSNLHALTHLRIEGHYCDNIKSYPEVGWLPHLPSLTTLEIWYFHNLETLECNELLRLTSLQQLHIRFCYKLENMEGEKLPPSLLLLELRRCDLLGKHCKNKHQLIWPKISHIPDIIVF; from the coding sequence ATGGCTGGTGCAGTTGTTGGTGGAGCTTTCCTCTCTGGCTTCATTAACATTGTCATTAACAAGTGCCTTACAGAGGATGCGGTCAACAAGGTGTTTGGCAAGAAGCTTGGTTCTGACTTGGTTCAAAGGCTGAAGACTGCTCTGTTGGGTGCTGAAGCTCTTGTTGCTGATGCTGAGATGAAGCAGTTTGGTAATCTCAATGTGAGGAAGTGGCTCGATAGTCTCCGGGATGCTGTTTACTGTGCTGAGGACTTGCTCGATGCTGTCCTCCTCAAAGCCACCACTCAAAAGAATGCAAGTTTTTCCTGGTGGTCCCCTAGCTTCTTCATCAACCAAGATAGAGATGACATGGTAGACAAGATTGAAGGGGTGGTTACAAGAATTGAGGATCTTGGAAAACAAAAAGATTTCCTTGGTCTTGAAAAGATTCTCACTGGTAGCTCATCATGGAGGACTCCATCCAGTTCTCTTGTAAAAGGGAGTGTGTATGGCAGGGAGGATGACAAGAAGGCCTTAATCAAGATGCTGAATGACAACAATGAGCATCACTTGTCTGTGATTGCTATTGTTGGCATAGGTGGGGTTGGTAAAACAACTTTAGCCCAATGGCTGTACAACAATCAGGAGGAGTTTATGAAGagatttgatctgaaagcatGGGTTTGCGTTTCGGAGAAGTTTGAAGTTGTTGAGACTACAAGGAATGTCATAAAGCAGATCCATGGAGGTACTTGTAGTCTCGATGATTTCAATTCACTTCACAAGGCTTTGAAAGAAGAATTGTCCAATAAGAAGTTCTTTATTGTTCTTGATGATGTTTGGAGTGATGATGGTGACAAATGGAGTAATTTTATGACCCCTTTCCAATATGGGAAGAAGGGAAGTATTGTTCTGCTGACTACTCGGGAGGAAAATGTTGCTTCCGCAGTTCAAAATTGTCGGCCTTATTTTCTCAAGAAGTTGTCGGAGGACTATTGTTGGTCAGTGTTTGCAGAAAATGCATCTTTTCCACAATCAAATGGGAGAGCAGCACTTGAAGAAATAGGTAAAAAGATTGTCAAGAAGTGCGATGGCTTGCCATTAGCTGCAGAAACACTTGGTCGCTTGTTACGTACTAAGCATGATGTTGAGGAATGGAAAAAGATACTAACGAGTCATATTTGGGAATTTTCGGTGGAGAAGAGTAAGATTATTCCAGCATTACTGATAAGTTACTTCCATCTTTCTCCATATTTAAAGCGTTGTTTTGTTTATTGTGCTTTATATCCCAAAGATTATCAATTTGAGAAAGATGAATTAATCCTTTTGTGGATAGCAGAAGATCTTTTACCACCACCAAAGAGAGGGGAGAGTTTAGAAGAAGTTGGTTGTGAGTGTTTTGATGAACTTACTTCCAGATTATTTTTCACAGGGATTGATGATTATTTTGTGATGCACGATCTCTTGCATGACTTAGCAATATTCCCTGCTGGAGATTTCTATTGCAACTCAGAAGAACTTGGTAAAGAGGAGGAGATAAAGATTCAGACTCGGCATTTGTTTGTGGATTTAAGTCATTGTAGCTCAAAACTTTATAATTCTATTTCTAAAGTAGAATCTTTGAGAACATTATTATTGTTTGCCAATTTCTCATCTCCCAACTGCAACACTGAAGCGGCAACATGTGAGATATTATCAAAGTGTAAATACTTGAGAGTTTTACTCCTTAAAAAATTTGATGAGGTGCCTAATTTATTAATAGGAGAATTGATCCATCTGCGCTACTTAAATCTCTCTTGGACTTATATTAAGACATTGCCAGAGTCTTTGTGCAGCTTGTGTAATTTGCAAACACTGAAATTGTATTATTGTTCTAAGCTAACTACACTGCCTAGTGGTTTGCATAATCTTGTGAGTTTGCGGCATCTTGATATTAGAGGAACTTCTTTGGAAGAAATGCCCAGAAAAATGAGCAAATTGAAAGAGTTGTACGTTTTAAGTTCCTTTGTTGTCGGCAAGCATGAAGACAATGGAATCCAGGAGTTAGGGGGGCTGGAAAACCTTCATGGACCCCTTGAGATTAAGAAGTTGGAGAATATTGTTGATGTGGAGCAAGCAGAGAGTGCAAAGATAATGGATAAGAAGCACATTGATGAATTATGGTTGGAATGGTGTTCAGGTGATGATTTGGTTTCAAGCACAGAAACAGAAAGAGACATGCTGGATAAGTTGCAACCGCAGAATGGGTTGAAAGAGTTGGGAATCACGGGATACAAGGGTACAATATTTCCAGATTGGGTTGGGAATTGTTCCTACCAAAACATGACTCATGTATCTCTGCTGTCTTGCAAGAATTGCTGCATGCTGCCTTCACTTGGACAGTTGCCATCTCTCAAGTCCCTGCGCATTCGAGGTTTCGATCAGCTGAGGAGTATTGGCGAGGAGTTTTACAAGAATGAAGGAGCTCATCATTCTTCGCATATTGCACCATTTCCCTCACTTGAGAGATTGAAGTTTGATGACATGGCATGTTGGGAGGAGTGGCACTTACCTGACTCAAAAGCTTTTCCTCAACTTATGATTCTTCATATAAGAAATTGTGGAATGTTGAAGGAAGAGATGCTTAATCAGGTATTCTTCAGAATCGTTTCTTCTTTGTCGGATGTTTCCAAAGTTCGCAAGCTACATATAGGCGACGAATTTTATCCACAGAAGAAGACCATGAATCTTGATGGGGATCGTTTATCAGTTACGGGATGTGAATCTGTGAGGGAATCTGCATTAAAGGCAATGAAGAGCATGAACCATCTAAGTTGCCTGCAAGAAATGGATATCTCATGGTGTTCCTCTCTTGTATCCTTTCCGGGCAATTGTTTTCCCAAATCTTTGCAAAAGCTGAAACTCTTGAAGTGTAGTAAACTAGAATTCCCGGAGCAACAGCAGCACAAGTATGATTTGGTAGAGCTACAAATAGAAGACAGCTGTGATTCACTGACCTCCTTGTCGTTGGATGTCTTTCCCAATCTCAAGAATCTCCAGATAGAAAGGTGTTGGAATCTGGAATCAGTGTCAATGTCAGAGGCACCACACGCTGCTCTTCAACGTCTCTCCATCTATGACTGCCCTGAATTAGTGTCATTTGCAGGAGAAGGACTGGCTGCACCCAACTTGACTTATCTCAAGATATATGGTTGCCGAAACATTTGCAGGTTACCAAAGGGTGGTTTGCCGCCTAACCTGAAATCACTTGGTGTGGGAATTGGCGAGCAACAAATGAGGGATCTATTATGGATGTCCAACTTGCACGCCCTCACTCATCTCAGGATTGAAGGTCATTACTGCGACAACATAAAGTCATACCCAGAGGTGGGTTGGCTGCCTCACCTTCCCTCCCTTACCACTCTTGAGATATGGTACTTCCATAATCTGGAGACATTGGAGTGCAACGAGCTTCTCCGCCTCACCTCCCTTCAACAATTGCACATTCGTTTCTGCTACAAGCTGGAGAATATGGAAGGAGAAAAGCTGCCTCCCTCTCTCTTGCTACTTGAACTTAGAAGGTGTGATTTGCTGGGAAAACACTGCAAGAACAAGCATCAACTAATCTGGCCCAAAATTTCCCACATTCCTGACATTATCGTCTTCTAA
- the LOC112732907 gene encoding putative disease resistance RPP13-like protein 1 isoform X2, protein MAGAVVGGAFLSGFINIVINKCLTEDAVNKVFGKKLGSDLVQRLKTALLGAEALVADAEMKQFGNLNVRKWLDSLRDAVYCAEDLLDAVLLKATTQKNASFSWWSPSFFINQDRDDMVDKIEGVVTRIEDLGKQKDFLGLEKILTGSSSWRTPSSSLVKGSVYGREDDKKALIKMLNDNNEHHLSVIAIVGIGGVGKTTLAQWLYNNQEEFMKRFDLKAWVCVSEKFEVVETTRNVIKQIHGGTCSLDDFNSLHKALKEELSNKKFFIVLDDVWSDDGDKWSNFMTPFQYGKKGSIVLLTTREENVASAVQNCRPYFLKKLSEDYCWSVFAENASFPQSNGRAALEEIGKKIVKKCDGLPLAAETLGRLLRTKHDVEEWKKILTSHIWEFSVEKRIDDYFVMHDLLHDLAIFPAGDFYCNSEELGKEEEIKIQTRHLFVDLSHCSSKLYNSISKVESLRTLLLFANFSSPNCNTEAATCEILSKCKYLRVLLLKKFDEVPNLLIGELIHLRYLNLSWTYIKTLPESLCSLCNLQTLKLYYCSKLTTLPSGLHNLVSLRHLDIRGTSLEEMPRKMSKLKELYVLSSFVVGKHEDNGIQELGGLENLHGPLEIKKLENIVDVEQAESAKIMDKKHIDELWLEWCSGDDLVSSTETERDMLDKLQPQNGLKELGITGYKGTIFPDWVGNCSYQNMTHVSLLSCKNCCMLPSLGQLPSLKSLRIRGFDQLRSIGEEFYKNEGAHHSSHIAPFPSLERLKFDDMACWEEWHLPDSKAFPQLMILHIRNCGMLKEEMLNQVFFRIVSSLSDVSKVRKLHIGDEFYPQKKTMNLDGDRLSVTGCESVRESALKAMKSMNHLSCLQEMDISWCSSLVSFPGNCFPKSLQKLKLLKCSKLEFPEQQQHKYDLVELQIEDSCDSLTSLSLDVFPNLKNLQIERCWNLESVSMSEAPHAALQRLSIYDCPELVSFAGEGLAAPNLTYLKIYGCRNICRLPKGGLPPNLKSLGVGIGEQQMRDLLWMSNLHALTHLRIEGHYCDNIKSYPEVGWLPHLPSLTTLEIWYFHNLETLECNELLRLTSLQQLHIRFCYKLENMEGEKLPPSLLLLELRRCDLLGKHCKNKHQLIWPKISHIPDIIVF, encoded by the exons ATGGCTGGTGCAGTTGTTGGTGGAGCTTTCCTCTCTGGCTTCATTAACATTGTCATTAACAAGTGCCTTACAGAGGATGCGGTCAACAAGGTGTTTGGCAAGAAGCTTGGTTCTGACTTGGTTCAAAGGCTGAAGACTGCTCTGTTGGGTGCTGAAGCTCTTGTTGCTGATGCTGAGATGAAGCAGTTTGGTAATCTCAATGTGAGGAAGTGGCTCGATAGTCTCCGGGATGCTGTTTACTGTGCTGAGGACTTGCTCGATGCTGTCCTCCTCAAAGCCACCACTCAAAAGAATGCAAGTTTTTCCTGGTGGTCCCCTAGCTTCTTCATCAACCAAGATAGAGATGACATGGTAGACAAGATTGAAGGGGTGGTTACAAGAATTGAGGATCTTGGAAAACAAAAAGATTTCCTTGGTCTTGAAAAGATTCTCACTGGTAGCTCATCATGGAGGACTCCATCCAGTTCTCTTGTAAAAGGGAGTGTGTATGGCAGGGAGGATGACAAGAAGGCCTTAATCAAGATGCTGAATGACAACAATGAGCATCACTTGTCTGTGATTGCTATTGTTGGCATAGGTGGGGTTGGTAAAACAACTTTAGCCCAATGGCTGTACAACAATCAGGAGGAGTTTATGAAGagatttgatctgaaagcatGGGTTTGCGTTTCGGAGAAGTTTGAAGTTGTTGAGACTACAAGGAATGTCATAAAGCAGATCCATGGAGGTACTTGTAGTCTCGATGATTTCAATTCACTTCACAAGGCTTTGAAAGAAGAATTGTCCAATAAGAAGTTCTTTATTGTTCTTGATGATGTTTGGAGTGATGATGGTGACAAATGGAGTAATTTTATGACCCCTTTCCAATATGGGAAGAAGGGAAGTATTGTTCTGCTGACTACTCGGGAGGAAAATGTTGCTTCCGCAGTTCAAAATTGTCGGCCTTATTTTCTCAAGAAGTTGTCGGAGGACTATTGTTGGTCAGTGTTTGCAGAAAATGCATCTTTTCCACAATCAAATGGGAGAGCAGCACTTGAAGAAATAGGTAAAAAGATTGTCAAGAAGTGCGATGGCTTGCCATTAGCTGCAGAAACACTTGGTCGCTTGTTACGTACTAAGCATGATGTTGAGGAATGGAAAAAGATACTAACGAGTCATATTTGGGAATTTTCGGTGGAGAAGA GGATTGATGATTATTTTGTGATGCACGATCTCTTGCATGACTTAGCAATATTCCCTGCTGGAGATTTCTATTGCAACTCAGAAGAACTTGGTAAAGAGGAGGAGATAAAGATTCAGACTCGGCATTTGTTTGTGGATTTAAGTCATTGTAGCTCAAAACTTTATAATTCTATTTCTAAAGTAGAATCTTTGAGAACATTATTATTGTTTGCCAATTTCTCATCTCCCAACTGCAACACTGAAGCGGCAACATGTGAGATATTATCAAAGTGTAAATACTTGAGAGTTTTACTCCTTAAAAAATTTGATGAGGTGCCTAATTTATTAATAGGAGAATTGATCCATCTGCGCTACTTAAATCTCTCTTGGACTTATATTAAGACATTGCCAGAGTCTTTGTGCAGCTTGTGTAATTTGCAAACACTGAAATTGTATTATTGTTCTAAGCTAACTACACTGCCTAGTGGTTTGCATAATCTTGTGAGTTTGCGGCATCTTGATATTAGAGGAACTTCTTTGGAAGAAATGCCCAGAAAAATGAGCAAATTGAAAGAGTTGTACGTTTTAAGTTCCTTTGTTGTCGGCAAGCATGAAGACAATGGAATCCAGGAGTTAGGGGGGCTGGAAAACCTTCATGGACCCCTTGAGATTAAGAAGTTGGAGAATATTGTTGATGTGGAGCAAGCAGAGAGTGCAAAGATAATGGATAAGAAGCACATTGATGAATTATGGTTGGAATGGTGTTCAGGTGATGATTTGGTTTCAAGCACAGAAACAGAAAGAGACATGCTGGATAAGTTGCAACCGCAGAATGGGTTGAAAGAGTTGGGAATCACGGGATACAAGGGTACAATATTTCCAGATTGGGTTGGGAATTGTTCCTACCAAAACATGACTCATGTATCTCTGCTGTCTTGCAAGAATTGCTGCATGCTGCCTTCACTTGGACAGTTGCCATCTCTCAAGTCCCTGCGCATTCGAGGTTTCGATCAGCTGAGGAGTATTGGCGAGGAGTTTTACAAGAATGAAGGAGCTCATCATTCTTCGCATATTGCACCATTTCCCTCACTTGAGAGATTGAAGTTTGATGACATGGCATGTTGGGAGGAGTGGCACTTACCTGACTCAAAAGCTTTTCCTCAACTTATGATTCTTCATATAAGAAATTGTGGAATGTTGAAGGAAGAGATGCTTAATCAGGTATTCTTCAGAATCGTTTCTTCTTTGTCGGATGTTTCCAAAGTTCGCAAGCTACATATAGGCGACGAATTTTATCCACAGAAGAAGACCATGAATCTTGATGGGGATCGTTTATCAGTTACGGGATGTGAATCTGTGAGGGAATCTGCATTAAAGGCAATGAAGAGCATGAACCATCTAAGTTGCCTGCAAGAAATGGATATCTCATGGTGTTCCTCTCTTGTATCCTTTCCGGGCAATTGTTTTCCCAAATCTTTGCAAAAGCTGAAACTCTTGAAGTGTAGTAAACTAGAATTCCCGGAGCAACAGCAGCACAAGTATGATTTGGTAGAGCTACAAATAGAAGACAGCTGTGATTCACTGACCTCCTTGTCGTTGGATGTCTTTCCCAATCTCAAGAATCTCCAGATAGAAAGGTGTTGGAATCTGGAATCAGTGTCAATGTCAGAGGCACCACACGCTGCTCTTCAACGTCTCTCCATCTATGACTGCCCTGAATTAGTGTCATTTGCAGGAGAAGGACTGGCTGCACCCAACTTGACTTATCTCAAGATATATGGTTGCCGAAACATTTGCAGGTTACCAAAGGGTGGTTTGCCGCCTAACCTGAAATCACTTGGTGTGGGAATTGGCGAGCAACAAATGAGGGATCTATTATGGATGTCCAACTTGCACGCCCTCACTCATCTCAGGATTGAAGGTCATTACTGCGACAACATAAAGTCATACCCAGAGGTGGGTTGGCTGCCTCACCTTCCCTCCCTTACCACTCTTGAGATATGGTACTTCCATAATCTGGAGACATTGGAGTGCAACGAGCTTCTCCGCCTCACCTCCCTTCAACAATTGCACATTCGTTTCTGCTACAAGCTGGAGAATATGGAAGGAGAAAAGCTGCCTCCCTCTCTCTTGCTACTTGAACTTAGAAGGTGTGATTTGCTGGGAAAACACTGCAAGAACAAGCATCAACTAATCTGGCCCAAAATTTCCCACATTCCTGACATTATCGTCTTCTAA